AGAGGGTAGAGAGCGCATGGGGCACAGCACATGTGAAGAAGTACTTTCACGGATCTTATTCTTTCTATTCTGGTCGTTTTTCTGCCGGCCGCCCTGTCATTTGAGCAGTTGTTGCGCGGCGATGTGTATAGGGTCCCAGGCGCCTGAGAATGGTGGGGCGTAGGCCAGATCCATATAAGCCAGCTGTTCCAGCTCGAGCCCTGCTGTGAGAGCTGCTGCCAGTATGTTGATCCTGGCGACTACTCCATTGCCCCCTATGGCCTGCGCCCCGAGGAGGCGGCCGCTGGATGGCTCCGCTACAAGCCGCAGCCACAGTCTAGTTGCTCCAGGAAAACTGTGTGCCTTCGAAAAGCCCTGGATGATAACAGAAGAGGCCTGCAGGCCGATTCTCTTTGCCTCTTCCTCGCTGAGACCAGTACTGGCAATCTCCAGGTCAAATACTTTGCAACAGATTGAACCTACAATTCCTGGAAAGGAGACCTCCTGGCCGCCGATGTGAGCTCCAGCAATGCGGCCCTGTTTATTGGCAATGTCGCCCAGTGGCATGTGTACGGGCTGACGGCTGACAAGGTGTAGACACTCGCAACAGTCTCCTGCCGCATATATCCGGGAGATGTTGGTCTGCAGGTGTTGGTCTACCGCAATTGCCCCAGTTGGGCCTATCTTGATGCCAGCAGCCGCTGCGAGTTCAACTTCTGGCAGCACACCCATGCCCACAAGGACCAGATCGCTGGGCAGCTCTCCATTATTGGTGTGGGTGACAATCTGGTGCTTGCCAACTTTATCGAAACCCAATATCTCCGTATGGGGAAGGAAATAGACATTATTTCGTTCAAGTTCTTGCCGTATTTTCTCGCCGAAGTCTGTGCCCAACCGCCTCATGGGCAGGTCCTTGCGGTAGACGAGTGTGGTTTCCAGTCCCAGCGATCTGAAGGCCTCACACATTTCCAAAGCGATCAGACCAGCGCCTATGACCAGGGCTCTTGTAGCATTATGTTCAATGAGGTAGCGTTTTAGACGTATAGCGTTGGCAACATTTCTCAGGGTGAAGATCCCCTGGTGAGCCACGCCAGGCACCTGTGGTAGCCGTGGGCGGGCGCCGGTAGCCAGTACCAGGTAATCGAAGGGCATCACATGGCCATCGCCAAGTCGAACTTGACGTGAATCGAGTTCGAGGGTCTCCACGCGGCTGTGGAGTTTAACTGTGATGCCTGATTTTGCAAAAGCCTCCGGTGTCCTGGCAATGAGTTTGCTCTCGTCTCTGATTACATCACCGATGTAATAAGGGGTAGGTCAGGCAGAAAAGGAAACGTGCTCGCCGCCTTCGATTATGGTGACCTCCATATCCGGCTGGACTCTTTTTGCTTTTGCTGCTGCACTGGGACCGCCAGCGCCGCCTCCCACCACCACGAGTCTTTGTTGCATGAAGGATCTCCTATCTTTGCCTCTGACTGCTTTGAATCAGCCTTTTGTACTCCGATTTGCAAATGCAGGGACGTATTCTGATGATTTGCCTCGAAGCAATTGCTCACTCAGCACTAAGTC
This genomic window from Deltaproteobacteria bacterium contains:
- a CDS encoding FAD-dependent oxidoreductase; the protein is METLELDSRQVRLGDGHVMPFDYLVLATGARPRLPQVPGVAHQGIFTLRNVANAIRLKRYLIEHNATRALVIGAGLIALEMCEAFRSLGLETTLVYRKDLPMRRLGTDFGEKIRQELERNNVYFLPHTEILGFDKVGKHQIVTHTNNGELPSDLVLVGMGVLPEVELAAAAGIKIGPTGAIAVDQHLQTNISRIYAAGDCCECLHLVSRQPVHMPLGDIANKQGRIAGAHIGGQEVSFPGIVGSICCKVFDLEIASTGLSEEEAKRIGLQASSVIIQGFSKAHSFPGATRLWLRLVAEPSSGRLLGAQAIGGNGVVARINILAAALTAGLELEQLAYMDLAYAPPFSGAWDPIHIAAQQLLK
- a CDS encoding NAD(P)-binding protein — translated: MQQRLVVVGGGAGGPSAAAKAKRVQPDMEVTIIEGGEHVSFSA